In Xenorhabdus griffiniae, the genomic window GCAAGTTTATGTGGGCCTGCAGCATTTTTTTATTGTTTACAAATGGACAGACCAGATATCTATGAGCAAGCTGCGCGTGAGTTATGGGAACATGGCAGAACTAAAATTGGTCAATTAGAGATTAAGCCAGGTGATGGTTGTCGCCATCCTAAAGGATCTTTTTATAATCAGTATGGTGAAAGAATCTCAGGATTAGATTGGTTGACATTAGCCAGTTTAAGAGATTCAGAAAATACGATTATGAACTACGATGAAATTTCAGATCAAGTAGCGGGTATTACCATGTGGGAAAAATTAACAGAGTGGTTTGAAAAGGCTGGATATGAAAAGGTTTTTGACAACATAAGTATATTCTCACATAGTAATGTGAACGATATAATAAATTTAAATCAATATATAAAAAAAGGATATCGAGTTGTAAGTTTAATATCAGCCGGAATGCTAGACAGGATCACTGGTGACACTTCAATGAAAAATCATTGGGTTGTATGGGAAGGCGAAGTTAGTTCAAAAGGGATGCCAATAAATTTAAATGATATAAATAATGAAAATACGGTTAATTTAAATATGTTTTCTTGGGGTAAGATTTATCAACAAGTTAAAGAGGGTAATAATTTGAATTATTTTCTTAAACATACATTTGGAGGGTTGGTTTTCAAGCCAATAAAATAAATATGAGTAGAATTCTTTTAATTATATCTTTTTTGTTTATTTCCGCTTGTTCAAAGCAAGCTATTCATATCTATCCTGATGGAAATTATCTAAAAGATGCTAGGATTGATACACCATATAATGAGTTAATAAGAATACCTGGTGTTATAGATAAGAGTTTTGGCGCAGAAATAACACCTGAAAACTCGGGATTAACATGGAGTCCTAGTGATTATACTGTCCCTGTAAAACCAGTAACAGCAAAGGATTACAGCCGTATAAAAATACAAGGTACTCCTACACATGCTGGAGAAATACAAATAAAGGTAGCAGGGGTGATTTACGGAACAATGATAAATGGGGCAAATGATTTTGAAAAGATATACATTATAAAAGTGAGTGAATAAGTATTAATGAAAAATGGCGATTTAATTCGCCATTTAAAATTATTTTTTTTGTAAATATTTTTTCTTCATGTTTTCCTTTGTGTTACTTATAAATAACAGAGGCTTTTTTATTATTTTTAATGGTGTTAAATAGTGTTTTAAAGAAAATAACTATTCTGAAAAACACCATGAAAAAACTTCTCGAATTACGCCAACAAAAAGCGGATTTAATTCAGCAAATGCGATCCAGTGCTTGCATGGGCGCTCGATAATGTCGTGATGGAAACAGACACCACTGCCAATATCAAACCGAATAAAAAGAAATTTGCCAATAAGATAGATCCGGTAATCGCGTTTCTGATGAGTTTTGGTACATGGCAGGCAGAGCATGAGGATTTTGCATTTACTTTGAGTTCAGAACAACAGCGGTGATTGAATAGTTTTGGTGGGATTTAGTAAATTTAAAAAACAAAAGGAGCAAAACGAATTCAGATCGCTCCTTTAATTCTGTTATCTAATTGAGTGATAAAAAGTTAATTTATTCAAATTTTAGAGATAACAATATATCAGTGCTCACATCTTTGTACTGTTCCCACTCATCAACAGTTGTATTAAATGAAACAATTACTGCTTTACCATTAAATGATGTAGTTAACATTTTATTATGAATGTTTGTATCCATTGCACTTGATATAAAATCTATTATCCTCGCATTTTTTCCATCAACAATTACTTTTTTGAGTGATGGTTGATAGTTTGGCATTAATTTTACTAATGAATTTGTAAACATATCTAATTGTTCTGGAAGCATAGATACCATTCCAACGCTAATTATGATGTTAACTTTTCCACTTTCATCGGTAAAAATGATTTTTTCATTAGTATCTCTCATTGATGGGTACTTTAATCTTTTGGATTTTTCGTCCATCAAAGTAAACCCCTTTGGGATTGTAATAGAGAGTGCATGGTTTGTAACTTGGTGTCGTTCCAAACTGACTTTAGCGAGTGTTTTAAATGGCAAAAATAAAATCAATATAATGGGTAATAATTTCCACATTTTTCTCATAGTGCTTAATTCCGGTTTGAATGTTTTCAATAGATATTTTGTTTGAAAATAACTCATCATAACGTTAACTATTTAAAGAAAGTTAATTTTGCTTTCTAGTAGTTATTATATGTATTAATGATTTGAATGTTGAGTCATTACCGCAAAAAGTTAAACGTTTGTACTGGTTCGCTTATTGAACCAGATAAACCAATCAGCTAAAGTGTCCCCGCCGTTGGCAAAATCCAGTGGTCAGGGCTTCGCATCCCTGTATCACGAATCACTGGTAGGAATTTTCTGCCAGTGCCCGCTATCACCACCATCAATTTTTTAATTAATGGAAGGGGTAGCAGGAATGAATAATATTAGAAATGATTGGCATCAAGCCGATATTATCGCTGCATTGCGTAAGCGTGGTACAACCTTGGCGGCAGTTTCCCGTGAAGCAGGATTGAGTTCTTCTACATTAGCAAACACGCTGTCACGCCCGTGGCCTAAAGGCGAGTGGATTATTGCAAATTACCTCGGAATACACCCTTCAGAAATCTGGCCTAGCCGCTATTTTGATCGTGATGGCCAGCTTATTGAAAGAACTGTCAGAAAGAGCCGTTAGCATCTTAATCAGACAAAAAGCCACCCTCTGAAATTTTAAGCCCTGAGATAACAAAGATGTGTTTCTTGTTCTCATGGCTTTTTATTTGTTCCCAAGTTTTTCCTTTGCTTACTCGCAACTACCCAGTGGGTATAAACCTTTTTCCATGTATAAATATTTGTATAACCACAAACAAAAAAAGCACTTCCTCAAAAGAGAAAGTGCTTCTTCAACAACATGTTGACTGACTAGGATCAGTTCATGCCGTATCAGAAGAATTTATGTTTACGTGTTTTTCTATGATTTTATTAAATTAATATAAATCAATAAATTACACAATCATTATACTGTATGTTGTTCCAGTGCTTATTGACGTTTATCCACTCTTACATCAAACTGTGGGGTAATCGGTGGGGTAATCCGAGACAGCGTGAACTCATTCTTTATGGATATATACATGGCTGAGCTAAATAAATTAACTGATAAAAAACTCAGAGCGTTACATGGAACGGAAAGAGATAAATTAGTAAAACTTGCTGATGGTGCAGGGTTAATGATTCGTGTTACTAAAAAAGGCGCTATCAGTTGGTTTTTTAAGTATAGAACTGGAGGGCGTGATACAGAAGCCGATATCATCACACTTGGGCGCTATCCTGATATGAGCCTTAAAGAAGCCCGTGCAATTCGTGATAAGTGTAGGAACTGGCTCTCATTGGGTAAAGATCCAAAGCTCCAACTGAATCTGACCATGCAGGAATCTTTGAATCCAGTCACTGTAAAGCAAGCTATAGAATATTGGATTGATAATTACGCTAAAGATAATAGGAAAAATATAGACAAACATATATCTCAATTGGAGAAGCATATATACCCTTATATTGGAAATATGGCATTAACAGATTGTGAAACTCGTTATTGGCTGCAATGTTTTGATCGAATTAAAAAGAAAGCACCAGTGGCTGCTGGTTATATATTCCAAATGTGTAAACAAGCGTTAAAATTCTGCCGAGTAAGAAGATATGTGATCAGTAATGTATTGGATGATTTGACCATTATTGATGTCGGAAAAAAGCAAAACAAAGGGCAGAGATATTTAAAAGATAATGAAATTGGTCAACTTTGGCAGTCTCTTAATACAAACCTGTATTTACCTTACTATAGCAACTTGTTGAGGATTTTAATTGTTTTTGGTTGCCGTTCACAGGAAGCCAGATTATCTAAATGGTCAGAATGGGATTTTGATTCTATGCTGTGGATTGTTCCAAAGGAAAATAGTAAAACAGGTGCGGAAATCATTCGCCCAATACCAGCATACATGAGGCCATTTTTAAATGAACTTAAGCACCAGAATCATAGAAGTGATTATTTGTTAGGAGAAATTAAAAATCCTGAAACAGTTTCACAGTGCGGCAGGAATATATGGAAAAGATTAGGGCATGATAGAGAGTGGTCTTTGCATGATTTAAGACGAACCTTTTCAACTAAACTTAATAACTTAGGGGTTGCCCCACATGTAGTAGAGCAGCTTATAGGCCATGCTTTGCCGGGTGTTATGGCGATATATAATAAGAGTCAATACCTACCAGAGAAATTAGACGCTTTAAACAAGTGGTGTGAGCGATTGGATGTATTAGCGGGTAATTATGAGAATGTGGTTATATTAAAAGCAGCACAATTGTAATATATACACAACAAAGTTGCTTTCTTTCGTAATAATTTCCATTAAGTAAAATACCCTCACAAAAACAATGAAACAGTGAGGGTAGCATGACCATTCAATATAACACTCCTACACCTGAAGAACGTCGCATTATACTTTCCGAATATGGCGAACCTTATGATCGTCTTATTCGTGAAAAAGAACGCCAGCATATCACCTCTATTTCCAGAACGTCAGCATGGAAGCTGGAAAATGAAGGCCGCTTCCCTGCCCGTAAGCCATTAGGTCGTAATTCTTGCGCTTGGTTGCTTAGTGATCTTCTCCATTGGGTACGAAATCCGCCTACAGTAGAAAATATAAATAACCCGTATAGCCGAAAACCCGAAAATTAAATAATAACGTAATAGAAAAATTAATTGCCTTAATTGGCAGTGGACAAACTCACTCTAAAAATAGTCTGATTTTTTTTGGGATAAGGGATGTGATGGCGGTTATTAACTATAAAGACTCCTTTTGTTTAAGGAGTCACCAATTTGAGATAGTTATTTCTTTGAGAGTATTAATTAATAACTGGATTTATTGCTGGGCGGCTCAACCTTTGGGTTCAATTCCCTGTGATTGTAATTCCTTACGGGCTAATTCCTTAAACCAATTTCCCAGACTCATGCCTTCATTTTTGGCTAATTCTGATAATTGTTTCTTAAATTCAGGCTGCATACGTATTTGGAAAGCTGGCGCTTTGCCTTCACCTTTAGGGCTTTTATCTCTTTTGACCGTTGACATGTGTGTACCTATCGGAATAGTATCATCTACATTAGGTACACACCTTATCACGGCAGAGCCTAATAGAACAACGCCCCACAGTGATCGCAACACATGTAGGGCGTCTGACCACAACATTATCGGAGCTAATGCTATGGCTGATACACAGTCTAACCAAACTCGCCTTAAATTTACATTCCTTATTACATCCGACACTCAGCGGCTGGCTGATATGTCCTCCTTGATCTTCGCATTACGTCAGGGGGCATACTATGAGTAATAAACCTATCTCACTAAAACAGGCGCTATATCGTGCAGGTCTGGGTATTTCACTTTTCACGTTCATTACCCAAAAAGCCAAAGATGAACGCTGTGAAATCAATTTAAATAACCTGATTGCATTGGCACACGGCATTCATCAGGAGGTTTATCGCGACCTGTCGAAACATGCCCCACAAAATCCAGTGAATAAATTAGTTAATTGCATTGTATACAGAAAATCCGATCCGTTAGGTCAGGCTTCATTTCGTGCGGGATTATGTACCTCTTTATATGAGGTCATTCTTGAACAGGCCAGCCAACACTGTTCGGAAGAGTTACACGATTTGCTGTCGCTAGCCTGTGATATTAATCAGGAAGTTTACTATTCGCTCTATGCAGCGGTTAATGGCGAGGACGAGTGATCATGAGTCAGGGAAATAATAATCAGAAAAGCCGCCCACTGGATGTTATTCGAACAGTTAAAACATCAGCCATCAATCACTGGCAAAACTTGTTGCCAGCCTGTGGTGTTGATATTCCGGCAAAAGGCAAACACGGCGCTTGCCCGATTTGCGGCGGTACTGACCGCTTTCACTTTATCGATGATAACCATCATGGTGACTGGCATTGTCGCCAATGTGATGCGCCGAATCATGGTGATGGGCTGGATTTAGTGGCAAGAACCAACGGGATCACAGTCGTTGCCGCCGCTAAGTTGGTAGCTGACGCGCTGGCACTTCCTTTACCTGAACCCAAGTCCACCAAAGAACAGCCCCGAACAGCGAAACCTATTGCTGAACGTATCGTAACAATGCTCGCTACGGCTATTACGGGTGAATCTCAATATCTGGTGAAAAAGGGGCTTCAATGCCCTAATCAACGGTTATTGAAAGATGGCTCTTTATTACTGGTGACTCAGGCACTGGACGGCACGATCACAGGCGGGCAAACCATCAAGCCAAACGGTGAAAAACGCCTTGTTGCAGGTACTCAAAAAAAAGGGAGTTTTATCTCCGTATCCGAGATTACCGGAATGTCGGACACGTTCATCATTACCGAGGGTTACGCCACCGCGTTAACCGTCAGCCAGCTATATGAGGGTGTTGTGCTGGCGGCGATTGATGAAAGCAATTTACTGAATGTTGCCGAGCAGATCAGAGCGCAATGGCCAGACACAAAAATCATCCTTGCTGCTGATAATGACTGGCACGAATCGGGAGAGCGAGACAAAAACGGCAGGCTAAAAAAGAATGTTGGCAAGATAGCGGCAGAAAAAGCCGCTATAGCGATTAACGGTTGGGTAACATTACCGCCTACGGCATTGAAATCTGACTGGGACGATTATCGCCAGCACCACGGTATTGAGGCAGCAAAACAGGCATTCAGCAACGGGTTATATCAGGTGGGAGAGAAAAAACAAATGGAAACAGAAGCGGTTGTGCTCCAAGAAGCGAAGCCCAAAAAGACCAATAACAATCTAGCACAAATGGCAGCCAGTCAGCGCGGGGCACTATTGGTTGAACGTTACGGTAAAGTGGCGGTTAATCCTGATAGCGAAATGGTTTACCACTATAACGGTACAACATGGGAAACCGTGTCGGATAATGAGCTGCGCCGCGCAATGGTGGCAATCTTCGACCAGCACGAAACCCCTTACAGCCCGAACGGCATTAATAACGCGATTAGTGCGATGAAATTACAAATTCCTGTTATTGGTGAACCACGGCAGGATTTAATCGGGTTCAGTAATGGTGTGTATGATTTATCAGAACAACAATTTATCCCACATCAGCAAGAACACTGGCTAATGAACCATAACGGCATCGAATTCACTCCGCCTGCTATTGGTGAAAATTTGCCGGATCATGCTCCAGATTTTTATCGCTGGCTGTCTCATGCAGCGGGGAGCAATGAAAACAAGATGAACCGCATTAAAGCCGCTTTGTTCATGATTCTGGCTAATCGTTATGACTGGCAGTTATTTATTGAAGTCACAGGTGAAGGTGGCAGCGGTAAAAGTGTGTTTACTTACCTTGCGGCTTTATTGGCAGGTGAGCACAATACCGCCAGTGGCAATATGAGAGCATTGGACGAAGCGAGAGGGCGTTATCAGTTTGTCGGGAAAAGCCTGATTACGCTGCCCGATCAGGTTAAATATGTCGGTGAAGGCGCTGGCATTAAGGCAATTACTGGCGGTGATTTAATCGAAGTTGACGGGAAATATGAGAAGCAATTTTCTACGGTCATTAAGGCCGTGGTATTAGCCACCAATAACGAACCAATGAGTTTTACAGAGCGTAATGGCGGTATTGCACGGCGGCGGGTGATATTCCCGTTTAACATTCCGGTCAAAGAGTCAGAGAAAGATCCACACTTACCGGAGAAAATCAGTCGGGAACTGCCCGTCATAATCCGCCATTTATTAAACGAATTTGCCGACCAGAACAAAGCTAAAAAGCTGCTACAGGCACAACGCGATTCTAACGAAGCATTAACGGTGAAAAGCAATTCCGATCCGTTGTATCGATTTTGTGGTTATCTGGTAACCGTCAATGATGCAACTGGGATGAAGATGGGCACTAAGAACATTAGCCCACGAGCGCCGAGGTTGTATC contains:
- a CDS encoding toxin-antitoxin system HicB family antitoxin, producing MSTVKRDKSPKGEGKAPAFQIRMQPEFKKQLSELAKNEGMSLGNWFKELARKELQSQGIEPKG
- a CDS encoding helix-turn-helix transcriptional regulator; amino-acid sequence: MTIQYNTPTPEERRIILSEYGEPYDRLIREKERQHITSISRTSAWKLENEGRFPARKPLGRNSCAWLLSDLLHWVRNPPTVENINNPYSRKPEN
- a CDS encoding tyrosine-type recombinase/integrase, translated to MAELNKLTDKKLRALHGTERDKLVKLADGAGLMIRVTKKGAISWFFKYRTGGRDTEADIITLGRYPDMSLKEARAIRDKCRNWLSLGKDPKLQLNLTMQESLNPVTVKQAIEYWIDNYAKDNRKNIDKHISQLEKHIYPYIGNMALTDCETRYWLQCFDRIKKKAPVAAGYIFQMCKQALKFCRVRRYVISNVLDDLTIIDVGKKQNKGQRYLKDNEIGQLWQSLNTNLYLPYYSNLLRILIVFGCRSQEARLSKWSEWDFDSMLWIVPKENSKTGAEIIRPIPAYMRPFLNELKHQNHRSDYLLGEIKNPETVSQCGRNIWKRLGHDREWSLHDLRRTFSTKLNNLGVAPHVVEQLIGHALPGVMAIYNKSQYLPEKLDALNKWCERLDVLAGNYENVVILKAAQL
- a CDS encoding primase-like DNA-binding domain-containing protein, which codes for MSQGNNNQKSRPLDVIRTVKTSAINHWQNLLPACGVDIPAKGKHGACPICGGTDRFHFIDDNHHGDWHCRQCDAPNHGDGLDLVARTNGITVVAAAKLVADALALPLPEPKSTKEQPRTAKPIAERIVTMLATAITGESQYLVKKGLQCPNQRLLKDGSLLLVTQALDGTITGGQTIKPNGEKRLVAGTQKKGSFISVSEITGMSDTFIITEGYATALTVSQLYEGVVLAAIDESNLLNVAEQIRAQWPDTKIILAADNDWHESGERDKNGRLKKNVGKIAAEKAAIAINGWVTLPPTALKSDWDDYRQHHGIEAAKQAFSNGLYQVGEKKQMETEAVVLQEAKPKKTNNNLAQMAASQRGALLVERYGKVAVNPDSEMVYHYNGTTWETVSDNELRRAMVAIFDQHETPYSPNGINNAISAMKLQIPVIGEPRQDLIGFSNGVYDLSEQQFIPHQQEHWLMNHNGIEFTPPAIGENLPDHAPDFYRWLSHAAGSNENKMNRIKAALFMILANRYDWQLFIEVTGEGGSGKSVFTYLAALLAGEHNTASGNMRALDEARGRYQFVGKSLITLPDQVKYVGEGAGIKAITGGDLIEVDGKYEKQFSTVIKAVVLATNNEPMSFTERNGGIARRRVIFPFNIPVKESEKDPHLPEKISRELPVIIRHLLNEFADQNKAKKLLQAQRDSNEALTVKSNSDPLYRFCGYLVTVNDATGMKMGTKNISPRAPRLYLYHAYLSFMEAHGFERPLTLTKFGESLPKIMLEYKKEYRKVRTKKGYSYNVELSEEAEEWLPSLPECRGFKSPL
- a CDS encoding helix-turn-helix domain-containing protein; protein product: MNNIRNDWHQADIIAALRKRGTTLAAVSREAGLSSSTLANTLSRPWPKGEWIIANYLGIHPSEIWPSRYFDRDGQLIERTVRKSR